The following are encoded together in the Candidatus Kapaibacterium thiocyanatum genome:
- a CDS encoding lipid-A-disaccharide synthase, with protein MFPTRSDQVRIFISAGEPSGDLHAARLMAEIRLRIPNVVFEGIGGPAMELQGLHSLASLKDLAVSGFWEVAKRYGFFRALLDRCADVIRRTRPSIFIPVDYPGFNMRLADHARRADVPVAYYIAPQLWAWGRDRGRRLAEVVNRLLVVFPFEREFFAQFGIDTVHVGHPLLDDEAFCPPLSHDGSQLVVMPGSRRQELHRHLPLLADTVKRLRTLEPSLSVICPRPGFLPDEAYRLLADCDVKIVDDARQAMRTSAAGLIKAGTSTLEAALLGLPFSTFYRTSWLSYRMSKRLVQVDSVTMMNLLLNERIIHEYIQDDATPERLAQEARRLLHDEERRAELRAASDDVRELLGGPGASARAADIIADMVL; from the coding sequence ATGTTCCCGACCCGTTCCGATCAGGTTCGCATCTTCATTTCCGCCGGCGAACCGTCCGGCGATCTGCATGCCGCTCGTCTGATGGCCGAAATCAGGCTGCGCATACCGAACGTCGTCTTCGAGGGAATCGGTGGGCCGGCGATGGAACTCCAGGGCCTGCATTCACTTGCGTCACTGAAGGACCTCGCCGTGAGCGGCTTCTGGGAAGTCGCCAAGCGATATGGATTCTTCCGCGCCCTGCTCGACCGCTGTGCCGACGTCATCCGTCGCACCCGGCCGTCGATCTTCATTCCGGTCGACTATCCCGGCTTCAACATGCGGCTGGCAGACCACGCCCGGCGCGCCGATGTTCCTGTGGCCTACTATATCGCCCCGCAATTGTGGGCATGGGGCCGCGATCGCGGCAGGCGCCTGGCCGAAGTCGTGAACCGCCTGCTCGTGGTCTTTCCGTTCGAACGGGAGTTCTTCGCGCAGTTCGGAATCGATACCGTCCATGTCGGTCATCCGCTGCTCGACGACGAGGCCTTCTGCCCACCGTTGTCCCATGACGGCTCGCAACTGGTCGTCATGCCCGGGAGCAGAAGGCAGGAATTGCACAGGCATCTGCCTCTGCTCGCCGATACGGTGAAGAGGCTCCGCACGCTGGAACCGTCACTGTCCGTGATATGTCCACGACCTGGCTTCCTTCCCGACGAGGCCTATCGTCTGCTGGCCGATTGCGATGTGAAGATCGTCGACGATGCCCGTCAGGCGATGCGCACGTCCGCAGCCGGATTGATCAAGGCCGGTACGTCGACGCTTGAAGCGGCCCTGCTGGGCCTTCCGTTCTCGACCTTCTACCGGACGTCATGGCTGTCCTATCGTATGAGCAAACGTCTCGTCCAGGTCGATTCCGTGACGATGATGAACCTTCTCCTGAACGAGCGGATCATCCATGAATACATCCAGGACGACGCCACGCCGGAACGTCTGGCGCAGGAAGCCCGGCGATTGCTCCACGACGAGGAGCGACGGGCCGAACTGAGGGCGGCCAGCGACGACGTCCGTGAACTTCTCGGGGGGCCGGGTGCAAGCGCCCGAGCCGCCGACATCATTGCCGACATGGTACTGTGA
- a CDS encoding tetraacyldisaccharide 4'-kinase: MSAIYGAIVAHRNARYDDGRSPAVRCTVPVISVGNLSVGGTGKSPVVQMIVRLLQRHGYRPAVVMRGYRRRSKGLVVVHDGASIVATVAAAGDEAFMHARTLDVPVVVCEYKVDAAVHAAGMLPCDVIVVDDGFQHRALYRDVDVVLIDERTIHQPQLLPQGRLREPLTSLRRASIVLLMSPTLMRHDVASYVSDDVLVTHVVIEPTTSLLTEGSTSGSIADMIPRGERVVMVSGIANPERFRATVAQLGIDVATILEYGDHHDYTKRDAMSVIRAAQAAGTTTVITTEKDAVKLDAYRTSFDTEGIHFLSIGITARSLDPLDDAIMERIVP; the protein is encoded by the coding sequence TTGTCGGCCATCTACGGTGCCATCGTCGCCCATCGTAATGCACGATACGATGATGGACGCAGCCCGGCCGTGCGCTGTACGGTGCCGGTGATCAGCGTCGGCAATCTGAGCGTGGGCGGTACGGGAAAGTCCCCCGTCGTGCAGATGATCGTCCGTCTGCTGCAGCGTCATGGCTACCGGCCCGCCGTCGTGATGCGCGGGTACCGCCGTCGATCGAAAGGACTGGTCGTCGTACATGACGGTGCGTCGATCGTGGCCACGGTTGCCGCTGCCGGAGATGAAGCCTTCATGCACGCACGTACGCTCGACGTTCCTGTCGTCGTTTGTGAATACAAGGTCGATGCTGCCGTCCATGCAGCGGGGATGCTGCCGTGCGACGTCATCGTCGTCGACGATGGTTTCCAGCACCGGGCATTGTATCGGGATGTAGACGTCGTTCTCATCGACGAGAGAACCATTCACCAGCCGCAACTGCTGCCGCAGGGCAGATTGCGCGAACCGCTGACGTCCTTACGGCGCGCATCCATCGTCCTGCTCATGTCGCCGACGCTTATGCGTCACGACGTGGCGTCGTATGTCAGCGATGATGTCCTCGTGACGCACGTCGTCATCGAACCGACGACGTCCTTGTTGACGGAAGGATCGACGTCAGGCTCCATCGCGGACATGATACCGCGCGGCGAACGGGTCGTCATGGTGAGCGGTATCGCCAACCCCGAACGGTTCCGGGCCACGGTTGCACAGCTCGGTATCGACGTCGCGACGATACTCGAATACGGAGACCATCATGACTACACCAAACGCGATGCGATGTCCGTCATTAGAGCCGCGCAGGCGGCTGGTACGACGACGGTGATCACGACGGAGAAGGATGCCGTCAAACTCGATGCGTACCGGACGTCGTTCGACACGGAGGGCATCCACTTCCTGTCGATCGGCAT